From the genome of Sulfurovum riftiae, one region includes:
- a CDS encoding phosphatidylserine decarboxylase, whose product MPKHYTSVISTLFGKFASKKFPSPIQCFINTAYVKLMGLDMHEFREPCSYETLNKLFTRALEKPRPLPEDKDLFISGVDALITDAGTIKEGKAYQIKGMSYSIEELFGTYHREAAAKVEGGEFINFYLSPKDYHRYHIPMRLKVNSLTHIPGKHYPVNFPLLRNKTDLFIENERVVIECEDEKGRMQVLVLVAALNVGQMVVTFEEKVRTNSEIREPVHYTYEDLWVERGEFYGWFEMGSTILTFSEKGSIAPEVAINQKVSFGDVLGKVC is encoded by the coding sequence ATGCCTAAGCATTATACTTCGGTTATATCAACTCTTTTCGGGAAGTTCGCTTCAAAGAAGTTTCCCTCACCCATACAGTGCTTCATCAATACTGCCTATGTCAAACTGATGGGCCTGGATATGCATGAGTTCAGAGAACCATGCAGCTATGAAACACTCAATAAGCTTTTTACCAGGGCATTGGAAAAACCGCGCCCATTACCGGAAGATAAAGATCTGTTCATCTCCGGAGTAGATGCATTGATCACAGATGCAGGAACGATCAAAGAGGGGAAAGCCTATCAGATCAAAGGGATGAGTTACAGCATAGAGGAACTTTTCGGTACCTATCACCGGGAGGCTGCAGCAAAAGTGGAAGGAGGGGAGTTCATCAACTTCTACCTCTCTCCAAAGGATTATCACCGATATCATATACCGATGCGTCTAAAGGTGAATAGCCTGACACATATTCCCGGAAAGCATTATCCTGTGAATTTCCCTCTGCTTCGCAACAAGACGGATCTTTTCATAGAGAATGAAAGAGTGGTCATCGAGTGTGAGGACGAAAAGGGCAGGATGCAGGTACTGGTACTCGTTGCCGCACTCAATGTGGGCCAGATGGTCGTGACCTTTGAGGAAAAAGTGAGAACGAATTCCGAGATAAGAGAACCGGTCCATTATACTTACGAGGATCTATGGGTTGAGAGAGGGGAGTTCTACGGATGGTTCGAAATGGGCTCTACCATTCTTACTTTTTCTGAAAAAGGAAGTATAGCCCCTGAAGTAGCGATCAACCAGAAAGTATCGTTCGGTGATGTACTGGGTAAAGTATGTTAA
- a CDS encoding PDC sensor domain-containing protein, producing MLMVKEIQEYAQIRTKARAYLCYIMSRNISQNMESSTTLESVIKKIENLLEALPQSEVIYAIDGNGIQMVDNISKNPKLRGFGKGEDRSDRAYYYKTLQEHRCMLTDPYPSLVSNELVVTATFPLYDKDDNLLAIICVDITLKNILKMVHPSSIDSNFGTLSKWVYTAFSVALFAVALLLFLKGIADFLHFGVNFGDIDINMIFKSTILLTLSLAIVDLTKAIFEEEVLGRVKKRDSSEDSHQTMVRFLGSIIIALSIEALMLVFKFALTDPGKLLYAVYLLGGITALILALSVYLKVNQKSKQERQ from the coding sequence ATGTTAATGGTCAAAGAGATACAGGAATACGCACAGATACGCACCAAAGCCAGAGCCTACCTCTGCTATATCATGAGCCGGAACATCTCTCAGAATATGGAGAGCAGTACCACCCTTGAAAGTGTTATCAAGAAGATAGAGAATCTGCTTGAAGCACTGCCGCAGAGTGAAGTGATCTATGCCATAGACGGTAATGGCATCCAGATGGTGGACAATATCTCCAAGAACCCCAAGCTCAGAGGATTTGGAAAAGGCGAAGACAGAAGTGACCGTGCCTATTACTACAAAACGCTGCAGGAACACCGCTGTATGCTGACCGACCCGTACCCTTCACTGGTCAGTAACGAACTGGTGGTCACAGCGACATTCCCGCTCTATGACAAAGATGACAACCTGCTGGCGATCATCTGTGTGGATATCACCTTGAAGAATATTTTAAAAATGGTACATCCCAGTTCGATCGATTCGAATTTCGGTACCTTGAGCAAATGGGTCTACACGGCATTTTCAGTAGCACTTTTTGCCGTTGCTTTGCTCCTCTTCCTCAAAGGGATCGCCGACTTCCTGCATTTCGGCGTGAACTTCGGTGATATCGATATCAATATGATCTTCAAGTCGACGATCCTGCTGACACTCTCTCTGGCGATCGTCGATCTGACCAAAGCGATCTTCGAAGAAGAGGTTTTGGGAAGGGTAAAGAAACGTGACAGTTCTGAGGACAGCCACCAGACGATGGTACGCTTTCTCGGTTCCATCATCATTGCACTCTCCATCGAGGCACTGATGCTGGTCTTCAAGTTCGCCTTGACCGATCCTGGGAAACTGCTCTACGCAGTCTATCTTCTTGGCGGTATCACCGCATTGATACTGGCACTTTCTGTCTATCTGAAGGTCAACCAGAAGAGTAAACAAGAGAGACAATGA
- a CDS encoding HAD family hydrolase, translating to MNKPLIIFDMDGTLVNSSLTIANAINYVRQNLGFEPMEQAYILKRVNDHTLNPAQTFYHTRRFEQDHEKWFSEYYTKNHEKELVLYDGIKELLEALKEKGHALAVATNAYRGSTIESLTHLGIYDLFNSIACYDDVLQGKPHPDMIYKILDELNYTEKEALFIGDGPRDEMAAKAAGVDYIMVDWGFTDHTDAVRSVGALRTLLLPDEAK from the coding sequence ATGAATAAACCATTGATCATCTTCGATATGGACGGTACACTGGTGAACTCCTCTCTCACCATCGCCAATGCCATCAACTATGTACGCCAGAACCTTGGTTTTGAACCGATGGAACAGGCGTACATCCTCAAACGCGTCAATGACCATACACTCAATCCTGCACAGACCTTTTACCATACCAGACGCTTCGAGCAGGACCATGAGAAGTGGTTCTCGGAGTATTACACGAAGAATCACGAGAAGGAACTGGTACTGTATGACGGCATCAAAGAACTGCTTGAAGCACTGAAAGAAAAGGGGCATGCACTGGCGGTTGCTACCAATGCCTACAGGGGTTCCACCATCGAGTCCCTGACCCATCTTGGCATTTACGATCTTTTCAACAGTATCGCCTGTTACGATGATGTACTGCAGGGGAAACCCCATCCGGATATGATCTACAAGATACTCGACGAGTTGAACTATACGGAAAAAGAGGCGCTTTTCATCGGTGATGGTCCGCGCGATGAGATGGCAGCCAAAGCCGCAGGTGTCGACTACATAATGGTTGACTGGGGTTTTACCGACCATACCGATGCTGTAAGGTCGGTCGGGGCACTGCGAACGCTCCTGCTTCCCGATGAAGCAAAATAG
- a CDS encoding L,D-transpeptidase family protein — translation MKKSLLLLLLLQAVLFAATADPRLISYQERYSLCHGKTDYQISECLLNGNLNYARFRGDRSVFRKISTSRIRKAAQEGRAYEFTMQHIPETKRYTGLVEYLDYLYSIREAYRTPAFAGDEDDDIMKMKRVFNLLLLTDLEETPERTPEFEAALLEFQRRQGLAVDGKIGPRTKRALKQPMKRIITKIKKNLTIERIMKPKPSEYILVNIPEFRMHYYKHGEEILSMKVVVGKPKMRTPIFTQKMKFIVLNPTWNVPPSIYAKEYAHKSPAQLRKLGLHYGKNGKLYQPAGRKNALGLVKFLFPNKFNVYMHDTPAKSLFQRSRRAYSHGCIRLEKPMDLLHKLGYRYKPGKTTWKSLEREIPVFVEYHTVWVDDEGAVQFRPDIYGYEKKLFSRPVRRTAPGKVHPVKKKDILSDF, via the coding sequence ATGAAAAAATCACTACTGCTACTACTACTGCTTCAAGCAGTGCTTTTTGCGGCAACAGCAGATCCGCGGCTAATATCCTATCAGGAACGCTACAGTCTCTGTCACGGAAAGACAGACTACCAGATATCGGAATGTCTTCTCAACGGCAATTTGAACTATGCCAGGTTCAGAGGTGACAGAAGTGTTTTCCGAAAGATCAGTACTTCGCGTATCCGTAAGGCGGCACAGGAGGGAAGAGCGTATGAATTCACCATGCAACATATCCCCGAAACAAAGCGCTATACCGGACTGGTAGAATACCTTGACTATCTCTACAGTATCCGCGAGGCATATAGGACACCTGCGTTTGCCGGGGATGAAGATGACGATATCATGAAGATGAAACGCGTCTTCAACCTACTCCTTCTGACTGACCTGGAGGAGACGCCGGAGCGTACACCTGAGTTCGAAGCTGCACTGCTGGAGTTTCAGCGAAGGCAGGGACTGGCAGTGGACGGAAAGATAGGTCCACGAACGAAAAGAGCATTGAAACAGCCTATGAAGCGTATCATTACGAAGATCAAGAAGAACCTGACGATCGAGCGCATCATGAAGCCGAAGCCTTCAGAGTATATTCTGGTCAACATTCCGGAGTTTCGCATGCATTACTATAAGCATGGAGAAGAGATACTCAGCATGAAGGTGGTCGTGGGAAAACCAAAGATGCGTACGCCTATCTTCACCCAAAAGATGAAATTCATCGTGCTCAATCCTACCTGGAACGTGCCTCCCTCCATCTATGCCAAGGAGTATGCACATAAGTCACCGGCACAGCTGAGAAAACTCGGGCTGCATTACGGAAAGAACGGGAAACTCTATCAGCCGGCAGGCAGAAAGAATGCGCTGGGACTGGTAAAATTCCTTTTCCCCAACAAATTCAATGTCTATATGCATGACACACCGGCGAAGTCACTTTTTCAGCGAAGCCGTCGTGCCTATTCGCACGGATGTATCAGGCTGGAGAAGCCGATGGATCTGCTTCATAAACTGGGATACCGCTACAAACCCGGCAAGACGACATGGAAATCGCTTGAGAGAGAGATACCGGTTTTCGTCGAATACCATACTGTCTGGGTAGATGATGAAGGTGCGGTACAATTCAGGCCTGATATCTACGGGTACGAGAAGAAACTCTTCAGCAGGCCGGTCAGACGTACAGCGCCAGGGAAGGTTCATCCGGTCAAAAAGAAAGATATACTGAGTGACTTCTAA